A region of Streptomyces sp. NBC_01142 DNA encodes the following proteins:
- a CDS encoding GltA, whose protein sequence is MPVISIITPVHAATATFLGEAYHSLAVQQLPPDWKMEWLVQADGPVDLKYLPDEPWISTDTGRPGGAARARTLALARATGVLLRQLDADDLLPDPLALSRDIHTLINNPTIAWVVSPCLDLLADGSTAPGPYDPAPGLIPPRTLLEGLLAERFPVMGTTVTLYTELARALGAWPALPYGQDVALCLNAEAVSAGWMQEQPGELYRQHPGQATLLRPAEERWIGLKALADQAQALHRTGWAYHPPVEDLHEDPGHGWDEDWLRYPPIAS, encoded by the coding sequence ATGCCGGTGATCAGCATCATCACGCCCGTCCATGCCGCCACGGCCACATTCCTGGGCGAGGCCTACCACTCCCTGGCCGTCCAACAACTCCCTCCCGACTGGAAGATGGAATGGCTGGTGCAGGCCGATGGACCCGTCGACCTGAAGTACCTGCCCGACGAGCCGTGGATCTCCACCGACACCGGCCGGCCGGGCGGCGCCGCCCGGGCCCGGACCCTCGCCCTGGCCCGCGCCACGGGAGTGCTGCTGCGCCAGCTCGACGCGGACGACCTGCTCCCCGACCCGCTCGCCCTGTCCCGCGACATCCACACGCTGATCAACAACCCGACCATCGCCTGGGTCGTCTCACCCTGTCTGGACCTCCTGGCCGACGGCTCCACCGCCCCGGGCCCCTACGACCCGGCCCCCGGCCTCATCCCGCCGCGCACCTTGCTCGAGGGGCTGCTCGCCGAACGATTCCCGGTCATGGGGACCACGGTCACCCTCTACACCGAGCTGGCCCGCGCACTGGGTGCCTGGCCCGCCCTGCCGTACGGCCAGGACGTCGCCCTCTGCCTCAACGCCGAAGCGGTGTCCGCCGGCTGGATGCAAGAGCAGCCCGGCGAGCTCTACCGCCAGCATCCCGGCCAGGCGACCCTGCTCCGCCCAGCCGAGGAACGCTGGATCGGACTCAAGGCGCTGGCGGACCAGGCCCAAGCCCTCCACCGGACCGGCTGGGCCTACCACCCGCCGGTGGAGGACCTCCACGAAGATCCGGGCCACGGCTGGGACGAAGACTGGCTGCGGTATCCGCCGATCGCGAGCTGA
- a CDS encoding M48 family metalloprotease, protein MQTIGWIRDRFWSHFVVGWMLTIAVITRWGSGPHLGLHALPMAVIASWVWAVHCASDRRTQVAEGFRAQHHTWNRLLRSRPPHAPGPLYSAAVQLMRSTESHLWAVAREHRLQRLSIAFTDGWDPAGDGNEAASVGAGRRAHVWLGSNWFGPGDTDHLPAVLEHELGHILRRDNARSTVVQAVGVLLVVLAAAWLPWSLAVLAAVALRLLYIGWVWHSELACDARAVRACGRNSVIALWRRNTALLRTIPQPARLWLGLRSATTHPPYRLRIWWARRISAPAAPKPHPLAAMPDAYAKIPPFAA, encoded by the coding sequence ATGCAGACGATCGGGTGGATACGGGACCGTTTCTGGAGCCACTTCGTCGTCGGCTGGATGCTGACGATCGCGGTCATCACACGGTGGGGGAGCGGCCCGCACCTGGGGCTTCACGCCCTCCCCATGGCCGTGATCGCCAGCTGGGTCTGGGCAGTTCACTGCGCCAGTGACCGTCGTACCCAGGTAGCCGAAGGCTTCCGGGCCCAGCACCACACCTGGAACAGACTCCTGCGCTCCAGGCCCCCGCACGCCCCGGGCCCCCTCTACAGCGCGGCCGTACAGCTGATGCGGAGCACCGAGAGCCACCTGTGGGCCGTGGCCCGCGAGCACCGCCTGCAGCGCCTGAGCATCGCGTTCACCGACGGCTGGGACCCGGCCGGCGACGGCAACGAGGCCGCCTCCGTGGGCGCCGGGCGGCGGGCCCATGTGTGGCTGGGCAGCAACTGGTTCGGCCCGGGCGACACCGACCACCTGCCGGCCGTCCTCGAGCACGAGCTCGGCCACATCCTGCGCCGCGACAACGCGCGCTCGACCGTGGTCCAGGCCGTCGGGGTGCTCCTGGTCGTCCTGGCGGCCGCGTGGCTGCCCTGGTCCCTCGCCGTCCTGGCAGCAGTAGCCCTCCGGCTGCTGTACATCGGATGGGTCTGGCACAGCGAGCTCGCCTGCGACGCCCGCGCCGTGCGCGCCTGCGGCCGCAACTCCGTGATCGCCCTGTGGAGGCGCAACACCGCACTGCTGCGCACGATCCCACAGCCCGCACGCCTGTGGCTCGGCCTGCGCTCGGCAACCACCCACCCCCCGTACCGGCTGCGCATCTGGTGGGCCCGGCGCATCAGCGCACCCGCCGCCCCCAAGCCCCACCCCCTCGCCGCGATGCCCGACGCCTACGCCAAGATCCCGCCGTTCGCTGCGTGA
- a CDS encoding IS630 family transposase codes for MTEPVRARRLSDYEGQKLQQIVRRGRHESVRVRRALIIMASASGTPVTAIARLVAAHEDTVRDVIHAFNEMGLTALDPRWAGGRPRLIGDDEREFIIATAKTRPVAVGRPFTHWSLRKLADHLAHNRVRTVKIGRERLRQILREHGISFQRTRTWKESKDPDKDTKLDRIEHVTRHFLDRCFAFDQFGPLSIRPCHGSGWAEEKKPERLPATYHRTHGIRYFHGCYSIGDDRLWGITRRRKGGDHSLAALKSIRAARPDGAPIYVIMDNLSANKTPAIRAWARKHKVELCLTPTSASWANPIEAQFGPLRNFVMGGSNHPNHTVLARKLQDYLRWRNANARHPDVLAAQRRERAKARSERQQRWGRPRPQAA; via the coding sequence ATGACAGAGCCAGTCAGGGCAAGGCGGTTGAGTGACTACGAGGGCCAGAAGCTGCAGCAGATCGTCCGGCGGGGTAGACACGAGTCGGTGCGAGTCCGACGGGCTTTGATCATCATGGCGTCGGCGTCGGGCACTCCGGTGACGGCGATCGCCCGGTTGGTCGCCGCGCACGAGGACACCGTCCGTGATGTGATCCACGCGTTCAACGAGATGGGCCTGACCGCACTGGACCCTCGGTGGGCGGGAGGCCGTCCCCGCCTGATCGGCGATGACGAACGCGAGTTCATCATCGCGACGGCCAAGACCCGCCCGGTGGCAGTGGGACGTCCGTTCACGCACTGGAGTCTGCGCAAGCTCGCCGACCACCTGGCCCACAACCGGGTCCGGACGGTCAAAATCGGCCGGGAACGGCTGCGACAGATCCTGCGCGAACACGGGATCTCCTTCCAGCGCACTCGCACCTGGAAGGAGTCCAAGGATCCCGACAAGGACACCAAACTTGACCGTATCGAGCACGTGACCAGGCATTTCTTGGACCGCTGCTTCGCCTTCGACCAGTTCGGCCCGCTGTCGATCCGCCCCTGCCACGGCTCAGGCTGGGCCGAGGAGAAGAAGCCGGAGCGATTGCCGGCCACCTACCACCGCACTCACGGCATCCGCTACTTCCACGGCTGCTACTCCATCGGCGACGACCGGCTGTGGGGCATCACCCGCCGCCGCAAAGGCGGTGACCACAGCCTCGCGGCGCTGAAGTCGATCCGGGCCGCCCGACCCGACGGCGCCCCCATCTACGTGATCATGGACAACCTCTCGGCGAACAAGACGCCGGCGATCCGGGCCTGGGCGAGGAAACACAAGGTCGAGTTATGCCTGACGCCGACCAGCGCGTCGTGGGCCAACCCGATCGAGGCCCAGTTCGGGCCACTGCGAAACTTCGTCATGGGCGGCTCCAACCATCCGAACCACACCGTGCTCGCCCGGAAACTGCAGGACTACCTGCGGTGGCGCAACGCCAACGCCCGCCACCCCGATGTCCTGGCCGCCCAACGCCGCGAACGCGCCAAGGCCCGAAGCGAACGCCAGCAACGCTGGGGACGTCCACGTCCTCAAGCCGCATGA
- a CDS encoding TnsA-like heteromeric transposase endonuclease subunit gives MEALSRAYGDEALTAFELDFLSNGERRKHALGASWQVPFEAVEPVRPFRWDKGTPGFAGWYYSTTVRDHVGYESWLERDRLILLDKDPQVRAISSQPFWLHWHDGKRRRRHAPDYFVRLATGQARIVDVRAEDDMDEDTRESFAVTQRACAAVGWEFEWAGRPQPILMANVRWLARYRRARCGRPEAVVERLLEVFSEPRRLWDGAALVGDRIQVLPVLFHLLWLGKLKVDLSGGLLKTGSLVWAKGRRQWTG, from the coding sequence GTGGAGGCGCTGTCGCGTGCGTACGGCGATGAAGCGTTAACAGCGTTTGAGCTGGACTTTCTCAGTAACGGCGAGCGTCGCAAGCACGCTCTGGGGGCGAGTTGGCAGGTTCCGTTCGAGGCAGTCGAACCTGTCCGACCGTTTCGCTGGGACAAGGGAACGCCGGGTTTCGCAGGCTGGTACTACTCGACGACCGTACGGGATCACGTGGGCTATGAGTCCTGGCTCGAGCGAGACCGGTTGATCCTGCTCGATAAAGATCCGCAGGTCAGGGCGATATCTTCGCAGCCCTTCTGGCTGCACTGGCATGACGGCAAACGGCGGCGCCGTCATGCTCCCGACTACTTTGTCCGGCTGGCTACGGGCCAGGCTCGGATTGTGGATGTCCGCGCCGAGGACGACATGGACGAGGACACACGGGAGTCCTTCGCAGTGACTCAGCGGGCCTGCGCGGCGGTGGGCTGGGAGTTCGAGTGGGCGGGCCGTCCGCAGCCGATTCTCATGGCTAACGTTCGGTGGCTGGCGCGGTATCGCCGGGCACGCTGCGGTCGACCGGAGGCGGTAGTCGAGCGACTCCTGGAGGTCTTCAGCGAGCCGAGGCGCCTGTGGGATGGTGCTGCGCTGGTCGGCGACCGGATCCAGGTCTTGCCGGTGCTGTTCCACCTGTTGTGGTTGGGGAAGCTGAAGGTGGATCTCTCGGGAGGGCTGCTGAAGACCGGAAGCCTGGTCTGGGCGAAGGGGCGGCGGCAATGGACCGGCTGA
- a CDS encoding Mu transposase C-terminal domain-containing protein: MDRLRRPPILTVGERVRFDGQVRGVLEVTAQAAVLEDAEAPHRVVALLELFAAEDFEVLFRPEQMPLPASSGLDLLPAAAVKQALWWEGHILEVVHGLPPDAEPGATPREEYGAGTSLAARDEAKAAELSRSGRLVTAHTVARLRRRYLKEGVAGLADRRAARKRPEFGAVDTRVVEAMRQAIEEGADPSTRTASYLIWRTKEILTHTEDEDETETEDEAEDGQAEPKWPSRATLYRLVEKLTAGTHALGSAVTRRSKAHTAGTTLGELTVTAPGEVMQIDSTPLDVMVRLDNGVVGKVELTGMIDVATRTPTALVLRPSTKSVDASVLLARTVTPELMRPGWVDALKMSRSVLPHRRLLTLDERLEHAAAKPVIVPEMIVCDHGKAFISHNFRASCRFLEIDFQPTHKGSPFEKGHIEKMLGSVATMFVQFLPGYTGRNTDRRGRHPEKENLWSLPELQDLLDEWVVAKWQNRPHDGLRDPDHPGRLFTPNQKYAALVESSGYVPVALSADDYTELLPAAWRVVNSYGIRINNRTYDAPGLGPMRRRDSGVTAKRGLWEVHRDPYDVSRVWVRNHRGEGEWIQATWKYLNRAPVPFGDLAWDHVSHQLPKATEEELAEAVAALLTRANAGPDPAEPGQKRKKNRPSKRDRQVVARTKVTAPAPAVLPEPQPADASAAEESVDEEEMAEVIPLGLFDPLEDPWRRS, translated from the coding sequence ATGGACCGGCTGAGGCGTCCGCCGATTCTGACAGTTGGCGAGCGGGTTCGGTTTGACGGGCAGGTCCGCGGAGTGCTCGAAGTGACCGCGCAGGCCGCAGTCCTGGAGGACGCGGAGGCTCCGCATCGCGTGGTGGCTCTGCTTGAGCTGTTCGCGGCGGAGGACTTCGAGGTCTTGTTCCGACCGGAGCAGATGCCGTTGCCTGCCTCATCCGGCTTGGACCTGCTGCCTGCCGCGGCGGTCAAGCAGGCTCTGTGGTGGGAGGGCCACATTCTGGAAGTCGTACATGGACTCCCGCCGGACGCGGAGCCCGGCGCGACGCCACGCGAGGAATACGGGGCGGGCACGTCGTTGGCCGCACGGGACGAGGCCAAGGCGGCCGAGCTGTCCCGGTCCGGTCGCCTGGTGACGGCCCACACGGTCGCCCGGCTGCGTCGCCGCTACCTCAAGGAAGGGGTTGCCGGGCTGGCAGATCGCCGGGCGGCCCGCAAGCGACCGGAGTTCGGGGCGGTGGACACCAGAGTGGTCGAGGCGATGCGCCAGGCCATCGAGGAAGGTGCCGACCCCTCCACTCGGACCGCGTCTTACCTGATCTGGCGGACGAAAGAGATCCTCACGCACACCGAGGACGAAGACGAGACGGAGACCGAAGACGAGGCCGAGGACGGACAAGCGGAGCCCAAGTGGCCTTCCCGGGCCACGCTCTACCGGTTGGTGGAGAAACTGACGGCGGGTACTCACGCCCTGGGCTCGGCGGTGACGCGCCGTTCGAAGGCTCATACGGCGGGCACGACCTTGGGAGAGCTGACGGTCACCGCTCCGGGTGAGGTCATGCAGATCGACTCCACTCCGCTGGACGTGATGGTTCGCCTCGACAACGGGGTGGTCGGCAAAGTCGAGCTCACAGGCATGATCGATGTCGCGACCCGGACCCCGACGGCGCTTGTCCTGCGGCCGTCGACGAAGTCCGTCGATGCCAGTGTGCTGCTGGCGCGGACCGTCACGCCCGAGTTGATGCGGCCGGGCTGGGTGGACGCGCTCAAGATGTCCCGCTCTGTGCTGCCTCACCGCCGACTGCTGACACTGGATGAGCGTCTGGAGCACGCGGCTGCCAAGCCGGTGATCGTCCCGGAGATGATCGTCTGCGATCACGGAAAGGCGTTCATCTCGCACAACTTCCGGGCATCGTGCAGGTTTCTGGAGATCGATTTCCAGCCGACCCACAAGGGCTCGCCCTTCGAGAAGGGCCACATCGAGAAGATGCTGGGCTCGGTTGCCACGATGTTCGTGCAGTTCCTCCCCGGATACACCGGCCGTAACACTGACCGTCGCGGCCGGCACCCGGAGAAGGAAAACCTGTGGTCACTGCCCGAGTTGCAGGATCTCCTCGACGAGTGGGTGGTCGCCAAGTGGCAGAACCGCCCTCATGACGGACTGCGAGACCCCGACCACCCGGGGCGGCTGTTCACTCCGAACCAGAAGTATGCCGCGCTGGTGGAGTCCAGTGGCTATGTCCCGGTCGCGCTCAGCGCAGACGACTACACCGAGCTTCTGCCCGCTGCCTGGCGGGTCGTCAACTCCTACGGTATTCGCATCAACAACCGCACCTACGATGCTCCGGGACTCGGGCCCATGCGTCGGCGCGATTCAGGTGTCACGGCCAAGCGGGGGCTCTGGGAGGTCCATCGCGACCCCTACGACGTCTCTCGTGTCTGGGTACGCAACCACCGCGGTGAAGGCGAGTGGATCCAGGCCACGTGGAAGTACTTGAACCGGGCGCCTGTTCCCTTCGGCGATCTCGCCTGGGACCACGTCAGTCACCAGCTTCCCAAGGCCACCGAGGAAGAACTCGCCGAGGCCGTGGCCGCTTTGCTGACCCGTGCGAACGCCGGACCGGATCCGGCCGAGCCCGGCCAGAAGAGGAAGAAGAACAGGCCCTCCAAGCGTGACCGCCAAGTGGTGGCCCGGACCAAGGTGACGGCTCCTGCCCCTGCCGTCCTTCCCGAGCCGCAGCCCGCAGACGCGTCAGCCGCCGAGGAATCCGTGGACGAGGAAGAGATGGCTGAGGTGATCCCACTGGGACTCTTCGACCCGCTTGAGGACCCTTGGAGACGTTCGTGA
- a CDS encoding TniB family NTP-binding protein, giving the protein MPLSGQASDDFGRHLTTLLGWRSFIATFLSQPMVIMSESEYEALVEAAESDPLAKEKKNTYDDDRLNHHARLQVIATSTVRHTVTCGRRLIILNRGAISARRGLLVSGPANTGKTIALTQLGLAHELVDRRRHPGQDERIPVIYITVPPAATPRMIAAEFARFLGLPVTRSLNITDLTEAVVGVCTTARTGLVLVDEIHNISLHTRHGAEASDTLKYFSERIPATFAYAGIDVESGGLLSGTRGDQIAGRFTPVATHPFPYNKEWKGLVAQMEETLLLHRHKRGTLARLDRFLNTRTGGMIGTLAHQIRGAAVDAILTGSEKITKSGLLAVDLDIASGRDRPNNPPTAGNRW; this is encoded by the coding sequence ATGCCGCTGTCCGGCCAAGCCAGCGACGACTTCGGCCGGCATCTGACCACCCTGCTTGGATGGCGCTCGTTTATCGCGACCTTCCTGAGCCAGCCGATGGTCATCATGAGCGAGAGCGAGTACGAGGCGCTCGTCGAGGCGGCCGAGTCCGATCCGCTGGCGAAAGAGAAGAAGAATACGTACGACGACGATCGGCTGAACCATCACGCGCGCCTGCAAGTGATCGCCACGTCCACGGTCCGGCACACCGTGACCTGCGGACGTCGCCTGATCATCCTGAACCGGGGCGCGATCAGTGCCCGCCGCGGACTTCTCGTCTCAGGGCCTGCGAACACCGGCAAGACGATCGCTCTCACCCAACTCGGCTTGGCCCACGAACTCGTGGACCGGCGCCGACACCCAGGCCAGGACGAGCGCATTCCGGTCATCTACATCACCGTTCCGCCGGCCGCGACGCCTCGCATGATCGCAGCCGAGTTCGCTCGTTTCCTCGGCCTCCCCGTCACCCGCAGCCTGAACATCACCGACTTGACCGAGGCCGTGGTCGGCGTCTGCACCACCGCCCGCACCGGCCTCGTCCTGGTCGACGAGATCCACAACATCTCCCTGCACACGCGGCACGGAGCCGAGGCATCCGACACCCTCAAGTACTTCTCCGAGCGCATCCCGGCGACGTTCGCCTATGCAGGAATCGACGTCGAGTCCGGAGGCCTCCTCTCCGGCACCCGCGGTGACCAGATCGCAGGGCGCTTCACCCCCGTGGCCACCCACCCGTTCCCCTACAACAAGGAATGGAAGGGACTGGTCGCGCAGATGGAGGAAACCCTCCTCCTGCACCGGCACAAGCGCGGCACGTTGGCCCGCCTCGATCGCTTCCTCAACACCCGGACCGGCGGCATGATCGGCACCCTCGCCCACCAGATCCGCGGGGCTGCCGTCGATGCCATCCTGACTGGCAGCGAGAAGATTACCAAGAGCGGGTTGTTGGCCGTCGACCTGGACATCGCCTCGGGACGTGACCGCCCGAACAACCCGCCAACGGCGGGCAATCGGTGGTGA
- a CDS encoding AbiJ-NTD4 domain-containing protein produces MTDLYSTREGLGPRRDRETITPGAWQGITALIGQWANNGSLARHFPLYECVDDRGRNTITGTDMGMFLRAITGHIPDLAVTPQPDGLELERSPLDPYSMPDTASVLDLIEFVARYIDKPIDATNHPWGGNHTDYTFRHGDGPDPFSDRKLSPGEAELRDKVNEIFERNGIAYIVSDTMQVQRLGPVEARLLVSEFRPSTGDARLDGLLDDAMGRFLSRKPADRQDAVEKLWDAFERLKTLEGNNKAVAGPKLIEDAALSSEPFRKLLSDEFHLLTQVGNNFTIRHHELAKTPPPSDDARDYLFVRLASVIAVVLRHTGRMA; encoded by the coding sequence GTGACTGACCTCTACTCCACCCGCGAGGGGCTTGGACCGCGGCGGGACCGCGAAACCATCACTCCGGGGGCATGGCAGGGCATAACCGCCCTGATCGGGCAGTGGGCCAACAACGGCTCGCTGGCGCGGCACTTCCCCTTGTACGAATGCGTTGACGACAGGGGCAGGAACACCATCACGGGCACGGACATGGGGATGTTCCTCCGCGCCATCACGGGGCACATCCCTGATCTGGCCGTGACTCCGCAGCCGGACGGGCTTGAACTAGAGCGATCTCCGCTCGACCCGTACTCGATGCCCGACACCGCCTCCGTGCTGGACCTCATCGAGTTCGTCGCCCGCTACATCGACAAACCGATCGACGCCACCAACCACCCTTGGGGCGGCAACCACACCGACTACACGTTCCGGCACGGGGACGGCCCGGACCCGTTTTCTGACCGCAAGCTGTCCCCGGGCGAGGCTGAGCTCCGGGACAAGGTCAACGAGATCTTCGAGCGGAACGGCATCGCGTACATCGTCAGCGACACCATGCAGGTCCAACGGCTCGGGCCCGTTGAGGCGCGCCTGCTGGTGTCCGAGTTCAGGCCTTCGACGGGAGACGCCAGGCTCGACGGCCTGTTGGATGACGCCATGGGGCGCTTCCTGTCCCGGAAGCCGGCCGACCGGCAGGACGCGGTGGAGAAGCTCTGGGATGCCTTCGAACGGCTCAAGACGCTGGAGGGCAACAACAAGGCGGTGGCAGGTCCGAAGCTGATCGAAGATGCCGCATTGAGCTCCGAGCCGTTCCGCAAGCTGCTGTCGGATGAGTTCCACCTGCTCACGCAGGTCGGCAACAACTTCACGATTCGGCATCATGAGCTGGCGAAGACGCCGCCGCCCTCCGATGACGCGAGGGACTACCTCTTCGTGCGGCTCGCCTCCGTCATCGCCGTTGTCCTGCGTCACACCGGGCGCATGGCCTGA
- a CDS encoding ATP-grasp domain-containing protein produces MYVLVDPVSTGRELAAAFREEGADCLHLYEAALHAEHASDPAPHTGLLTATGPQAVAEAAELLRDKQITAVIAASERGVLLADALAHALGLPHHDVQLAAARRDKELMVRALEAESVPAARTRAISSLTELDETLDAWGAAPGTPLVVKPRNSAGSDGCTVVASRAEARAAAEATLLQPNLMGETNTDVLLQEYLEGTQYIVNTVSMDGRHLLSEVYRERIDTIAGAPVLRHIVSRPQLDDREQDLVAYVLRCLDALGIREGAAHTEVMLTTAGPRLVEVNSRVMGPSLAPDPYHAAFGYSHQHLVAERFLRPDDFAQRFELPYGGGRTLAKIFLRTFREGVLAAVDGARILRRLPGFHSIDRLPATGVPIPDPTLTTGASGIAYLVHDDEELLYSSLGFIHHLEDDGAFYRMADPGQRHDASEPLQRTAA; encoded by the coding sequence ATGTACGTGCTCGTCGATCCCGTCTCCACCGGCCGTGAGCTGGCCGCCGCCTTCCGCGAGGAGGGTGCGGACTGCCTGCATCTCTACGAGGCCGCCCTGCACGCCGAGCACGCGAGCGACCCGGCCCCGCACACCGGCCTGCTGACTGCCACCGGACCGCAAGCCGTTGCCGAGGCCGCAGAGCTGCTGCGCGACAAGCAGATCACCGCGGTGATCGCGGCCAGCGAACGCGGGGTGCTGCTGGCCGACGCCCTCGCTCACGCACTCGGACTGCCGCACCACGACGTCCAGCTGGCCGCCGCCCGCCGTGACAAGGAACTCATGGTGCGCGCCCTCGAGGCCGAGAGCGTGCCGGCCGCCCGCACCCGGGCAATCAGCTCGCTCACGGAGCTCGACGAGACCCTCGACGCCTGGGGCGCTGCCCCCGGCACCCCGCTGGTGGTCAAGCCGCGCAACAGCGCGGGCAGCGACGGCTGCACCGTGGTCGCCAGCCGCGCCGAAGCCCGCGCAGCGGCCGAGGCCACCCTGCTCCAGCCCAATCTGATGGGCGAGACCAATACCGACGTGCTGCTTCAGGAGTACCTGGAGGGGACCCAGTACATCGTCAACACCGTCAGCATGGACGGCCGCCACCTGCTCTCGGAGGTGTACCGGGAGCGCATCGACACCATCGCCGGGGCGCCGGTCCTGCGCCACATCGTCTCCCGACCCCAACTCGACGACCGCGAGCAGGACCTCGTCGCGTACGTGCTGCGCTGTCTGGACGCCCTCGGCATCCGGGAAGGCGCCGCGCACACCGAGGTGATGCTCACCACGGCCGGACCACGCCTGGTGGAGGTCAACTCCCGGGTGATGGGGCCGTCCCTGGCACCCGACCCGTACCACGCCGCCTTCGGCTACAGCCACCAGCACCTGGTCGCCGAGCGTTTTCTGCGCCCGGACGACTTCGCCCAGCGCTTCGAGCTGCCCTACGGGGGAGGCCGTACCCTCGCCAAGATCTTCCTGCGCACCTTCCGGGAGGGGGTACTGGCCGCCGTGGACGGAGCGCGCATCCTGCGCCGACTGCCCGGCTTCCACTCCATCGACCGGCTGCCCGCGACCGGCGTGCCGATCCCGGACCCGACGCTGACCACCGGCGCCTCCGGCATCGCCTACCTCGTCCACGATGACGAGGAACTTCTTTACAGCTCCCTGGGGTTCATCCACCACCTGGAGGACGACGGCGCCTTCTACCGCATGGCCGACCCCGGCCAACGGCACGACGCCAGCGAGCCGCTGCAGCGGACGGCGGCCTGA
- a CDS encoding FAD/NAD(P)-binding protein encodes MNSRPLTAGGHLVVIGGGAAATAVLHQLTEHAGFRPGSVTVVDPRPAGFGVAFGTTDPKLRCNTSVDVTSLYRADRSDLQRYLAARGWPVGRADFVPRALVGQYCRERFGQLSRELQARGAQVRQVTTRARTVLPAERAGEGYRVTLDDGSTLEATDVVVAAGGDQPHLPELLRAYADHPDLLAGPYPTDRLRALPTDARVLVVGSKLSAVDAALVLCGADRQVTLCSPSGELPAVRNRLCRTARPTGLLADLRELNPGTPDFDRTLTRVLARAVRSARAGWGHPAAALRRQFGTEPKALERLTTELRQTEAGDNAWQDVIAELIEAVNDWTEGWPSAERDRLLTRFRPLIARHISAIPVSSARALAGHGLAGRLAVRRGTPAALTPDPDGGWQVRWTAAGPAEHHTHVLSASGYLRPAVCTHGPALLALGPAACSPHCAPPLTGPDLRLLRPGGADPERIWMVGAMGAARTAIVNYLWTAAGQAGTVAQALAVSTR; translated from the coding sequence GTGAACAGCCGTCCCCTCACCGCGGGCGGGCACCTGGTGGTTATCGGCGGTGGTGCCGCCGCGACGGCGGTGCTGCACCAACTGACGGAGCACGCCGGGTTCCGGCCCGGATCGGTGACGGTGGTGGACCCGCGGCCGGCCGGGTTCGGCGTGGCCTTCGGCACCACCGACCCAAAGCTGCGCTGCAACACCTCGGTCGATGTCACCTCGCTGTACCGCGCTGACCGCTCTGACCTCCAGCGCTACCTGGCGGCACGGGGCTGGCCGGTGGGCCGCGCCGACTTCGTCCCGCGTGCGCTGGTCGGGCAGTACTGCCGGGAACGGTTCGGGCAGCTGAGCCGGGAGCTTCAGGCGCGGGGGGCCCAGGTGCGCCAGGTGACCACGCGGGCCCGTACGGTACTCCCGGCAGAACGCGCGGGCGAGGGATACCGGGTCACCCTGGACGACGGCAGCACGCTGGAGGCCACCGATGTGGTGGTGGCGGCCGGTGGCGACCAGCCGCACCTGCCCGAGCTGCTGCGCGCGTATGCGGACCATCCGGATCTACTTGCCGGCCCCTACCCCACGGACCGGCTCCGGGCACTGCCCACCGACGCCAGAGTGCTGGTCGTCGGCAGCAAGCTGTCCGCGGTGGATGCCGCTCTGGTGCTGTGCGGGGCTGACCGGCAGGTCACCTTGTGCTCGCCTTCCGGCGAACTGCCAGCCGTCCGCAACCGGCTGTGCCGTACGGCCCGGCCGACCGGGCTGTTGGCCGACTTGCGCGAACTGAACCCCGGCACCCCGGATTTCGACCGGACGCTCACCCGGGTCCTGGCGCGCGCCGTCCGGAGCGCCAGGGCCGGCTGGGGGCACCCGGCGGCCGCGCTGCGTCGGCAATTCGGCACCGAACCCAAGGCGCTGGAGCGGCTCACCACAGAACTGCGGCAGACCGAGGCGGGCGACAATGCCTGGCAAGACGTGATCGCCGAACTCATCGAGGCGGTGAACGACTGGACCGAGGGCTGGCCCTCCGCCGAGCGAGACCGTCTGCTCACGCGCTTCCGCCCGCTGATCGCCCGCCACATCTCGGCCATCCCGGTGTCCAGCGCCCGCGCCCTGGCCGGGCACGGCCTGGCCGGACGGCTCGCCGTGCGCCGCGGCACCCCTGCGGCGCTCACACCGGACCCGGACGGCGGCTGGCAGGTGCGCTGGACGGCCGCCGGCCCGGCCGAGCACCACACTCATGTGCTGTCGGCCTCCGGATACCTCAGGCCTGCCGTGTGCACGCACGGCCCCGCGCTGCTCGCCCTCGGTCCCGCCGCCTGCTCCCCGCACTGCGCTCCACCGCTCACCGGCCCGGACCTACGGCTGCTGCGTCCCGGCGGAGCCGACCCGGAACGCATCTGGATGGTCGGAGCCATGGGGGCCGCCCGCACCGCCATCGTCAACTACCTGTGGACCGCGGCTGGCCAGGCGGGCACCGTCGCCCAGGCCCTCGCCGTCTCCACCCGTTGA